A genome region from Tolypothrix sp. PCC 7712 includes the following:
- a CDS encoding TMEM165/GDT1 family protein, protein MKLDSAPLSLSVRSQTENQPELKDSTDINLTTATIEPLQPVVADSPKKPESVLVIFGTTFVTIFLAEIGDKTQLSTLLMSAESHAPWLVFMGSAAALITTSLLGVLLGGWIAKRLSPKTVETSAGVMLLLISIMLFWDVIMG, encoded by the coding sequence GTGAAACTTGATTCTGCACCTCTAAGCCTTTCTGTCAGATCTCAGACTGAAAACCAGCCCGAACTAAAAGACAGTACCGATATTAACTTAACGACTGCAACCATTGAGCCACTTCAGCCTGTAGTAGCGGATAGCCCAAAAAAGCCAGAATCAGTATTAGTTATTTTTGGTACTACCTTTGTCACCATCTTTCTCGCTGAGATTGGTGATAAAACTCAGCTATCTACCTTATTAATGAGTGCAGAATCTCATGCACCTTGGTTAGTGTTTATGGGTTCTGCAGCTGCATTGATTACAACCAGCTTATTAGGCGTACTGTTAGGAGGCTGGATAGCCAAGCGACTCAGTCCCAAAACCGTAGAGACATCAGCAGGTGTGATGTTATTGCTAATTTCCATCATGCTCTTTTGGGATGTAATCATGGGTTAA
- a CDS encoding single-stranded-DNA-specific exonuclease RecJ: protein MLDIARSETSKPRRRLPNQRWQIYPQKDEFAQKLSNYNNISPIVSQLLINRGIETLDAAQAFLEPESLILPAPLEEFPDLALSVELLQNAIASSEKIAICGDYDADGMTSTALLLRNLRALGAKVDYAIPSRMHDGYGINKRIVEEFHSEGVGIILTVDNGISAVEPIARARELGLKVIVTDHHDIPQQLPPANAILNPKLIAESSPYRGVAGVGVAYILAVSLAQQLGETRGLIQPMLALFTLGTIADLAPLTGVNRRWVKRGLQLLPKSHLPGIQALIQMAGVQAREAIQNSKFKIQNSEEIDTNPKSKIQNPKSLKPEDIGFKLGPRINAIGRIGDPQIVIDLLTTDDMGIALERAMQCESVNQQRQEMCEQIEQEAIAYVETEFITSLPQDRVLVVVQPNWHHGVIGIVASRLVERYGVPVFIGTYEDETHIRGSARGIPEFNVFEALQACHDLLGKFGGHKAAGGFSLPAPNLAKLRSRLIEFANQCLEPQHLKPLLKIDTEVNFSEINHQLYQQLNTLHPCGIDNPDPVFWTPNVQVVEQQIVGKGHIKLTLAQTIEQQQYKIKAIAWRWRDYYPLPSRVDVAYKLRENHFNGNTAIEMELIGVRLTTQSHLFFRSSTRPLTTSFEYKQRHYTCGIFQQNSLPELRIKNSEGKVLVMQPGHTIGLLGNSREDAKEVDVCEPQYDNIIQAALQALSVLSSKS from the coding sequence GTGCTAGACATTGCTCGTTCAGAAACATCAAAACCTCGCAGGCGCTTACCGAATCAGCGTTGGCAAATTTATCCCCAAAAGGACGAATTTGCTCAAAAGCTGTCTAATTACAACAATATCTCTCCAATTGTCAGCCAGCTTTTGATTAACCGGGGTATTGAAACCCTAGACGCAGCACAAGCCTTTTTAGAACCAGAATCGTTAATTTTACCTGCACCACTAGAAGAATTTCCCGATTTAGCGCTGAGTGTAGAGTTATTGCAAAATGCGATCGCCTCATCAGAAAAAATTGCTATTTGCGGTGATTATGATGCAGATGGGATGACTAGCACGGCTTTACTGTTGCGGAATCTCCGAGCTTTGGGTGCGAAAGTTGATTACGCTATCCCCAGCCGGATGCATGATGGTTATGGCATTAATAAACGAATTGTCGAAGAATTCCACAGCGAAGGTGTGGGGATAATTCTCACTGTTGATAATGGGATTTCCGCAGTTGAACCCATAGCTAGAGCCAGAGAACTAGGATTAAAGGTAATTGTCACCGACCATCACGACATTCCGCAACAATTACCACCAGCTAACGCCATTCTCAACCCCAAATTAATCGCTGAATCTTCACCCTATCGCGGTGTTGCGGGTGTAGGTGTCGCCTATATCTTGGCGGTATCTCTCGCACAACAGCTAGGCGAAACTAGAGGGTTAATCCAGCCGATGCTTGCACTATTTACCTTAGGAACGATCGCAGATTTAGCACCCTTAACCGGCGTAAACCGTCGCTGGGTAAAACGCGGTTTACAACTCCTACCCAAATCCCATTTACCTGGAATACAAGCCTTAATTCAAATGGCTGGAGTTCAAGCGAGGGAAGCAATTCAAAATTCAAAATTTAAAATTCAAAATTCAGAAGAAATTGATACCAATCCAAAATCCAAAATCCAAAATCCAAAATCGTTAAAGCCAGAGGACATTGGCTTTAAACTGGGGCCGAGAATTAATGCAATTGGTAGAATTGGCGATCCGCAGATTGTGATTGATTTGCTGACTACAGATGATATGGGGATAGCGCTGGAAAGAGCAATGCAGTGCGAATCTGTAAACCAACAGCGCCAGGAAATGTGCGAGCAAATTGAACAAGAAGCGATCGCTTACGTAGAAACTGAATTTATCACATCACTCCCCCAAGATAGAGTATTAGTTGTTGTGCAACCAAACTGGCATCATGGTGTCATTGGGATTGTCGCTTCTCGTTTGGTGGAACGCTACGGTGTGCCAGTATTTATTGGTACATACGAAGATGAAACCCATATTCGCGGTTCAGCTAGGGGAATTCCCGAATTTAACGTATTTGAAGCCTTACAAGCTTGTCATGACTTACTAGGTAAATTTGGCGGACATAAAGCCGCCGGCGGATTTTCTTTACCAGCGCCAAATTTAGCAAAACTGCGATCGCGTTTAATTGAGTTTGCAAATCAATGTCTGGAACCCCAGCACCTCAAACCACTGCTAAAAATTGATACCGAAGTCAATTTTAGTGAAATCAATCACCAGCTTTATCAACAGCTTAATACTCTGCATCCTTGCGGTATCGATAACCCTGATCCAGTGTTCTGGACTCCGAATGTGCAAGTAGTTGAGCAACAAATAGTCGGGAAAGGTCATATTAAACTCACACTAGCCCAAACTATCGAGCAGCAACAGTATAAAATTAAGGCGATCGCTTGGCGTTGGCGCGACTACTATCCCCTACCTTCGCGAGTGGATGTAGCTTATAAACTGCGAGAAAATCATTTTAATGGCAATACCGCTATTGAAATGGAACTAATAGGTGTGCGGCTAACAACGCAATCTCACCTGTTTTTCCGTTCCTCAACTCGTCCTTTAACAACCAGCTTTGAGTACAAACAGCGCCATTACACTTGTGGTATCTTTCAACAAAATTCCTTACCAGAATTAAGAATTAAAAATTCTGAAGGCAAAGTCTTAGTGATGCAACCAGGGCATACAATCGGTTTGCTAGGTAACAGTCGTGAAGATGCCAAAGAGGTTGATGTCTGTGAACCACAATATGACAACATCATCCAAGCTGCGCTTCAGGCTTTGTCAGTGCTGAGTTCCAAGTCCTGA
- the rppA gene encoding two-component system response regulator RppA: MRILLVDDETELTDPLSRLLTREGYSVDAAYEGTSGSQLAQASNYDLLILDWMLPGKTGLEICQELRRQGKTTPVLFLTAKDTLDDRVAGLDAGADDYLVKPFELRELLARVRALLRRSGVETYNTPTGRLVVADLELDVDNQLAYRQERVIELSQKESQLLQYFMEHSGQLLTHGQIMQHLWPDDEQPSSNVIAALIRLLRRKIEVAGESQLIHTVYGKGYRFGTTSGEGI, from the coding sequence ATGAGAATTTTATTAGTTGATGACGAAACAGAACTAACTGACCCCCTAAGCCGCCTCTTAACCCGTGAGGGTTATAGCGTAGATGCTGCTTATGAAGGAACAAGTGGTAGTCAATTAGCACAAGCAAGCAATTATGACTTACTGATTTTAGATTGGATGCTACCAGGAAAAACGGGGTTAGAAATTTGTCAGGAATTACGCCGTCAAGGTAAAACCACTCCTGTACTATTTCTCACAGCTAAAGATACTCTAGATGACCGTGTTGCAGGTTTAGATGCGGGTGCAGATGACTATTTAGTTAAACCCTTTGAATTGCGGGAACTCTTAGCCAGAGTCCGTGCTTTGTTGCGTCGTTCTGGTGTGGAGACTTACAACACCCCTACAGGACGCTTAGTTGTAGCTGATTTAGAACTCGATGTTGACAACCAATTAGCTTACCGTCAAGAACGAGTAATTGAACTCTCCCAAAAAGAAAGCCAATTGCTGCAGTATTTTATGGAACACAGCGGCCAATTGCTAACTCATGGGCAGATTATGCAACATCTTTGGCCAGATGACGAACAACCAAGTAGTAACGTGATAGCCGCATTAATTCGGCTACTACGGCGCAAAATAGAAGTAGCTGGTGAAAGTCAGTTAATTCACACTGTTTATGGTAAAGGCTATCGCTTTGGTACTACTTCAGGAGAAGGTATTTAA
- the psb30 gene encoding photosystem II reaction center protein Ycf12/Psb30: MFDALANINWEVIFQLLFVGLIVLAGPAVIFVLAFRNGDL; encoded by the coding sequence TTGTTTGATGCTCTAGCCAATATCAATTGGGAAGTTATTTTTCAACTACTGTTTGTTGGGCTGATTGTACTTGCTGGGCCTGCTGTAATTTTTGTTTTAGCATTTCGCAACGGCGACCTGTAA
- the hisG gene encoding ATP phosphoribosyltransferase, whose product MLTVALPKGELLKNSIHLLQSVGLDFSAFLDSGNRQLQIVDASGQAKGLLVRGQDVPVYVEYGQAQVGIIGYDVLREKQPQVAQLVDLHFGHCRMSVAVKASSPYKSPLDLPAHGRVASKYVNCAREYFQSLDLPVEIVPLYGSVELGPITGMSEAIVDLVSTGRTLRENGLVEITTLYESTARLIAHPLSYRLNTGNLHQLVEKLRSHILSTV is encoded by the coding sequence ATGCTGACTGTTGCGTTGCCAAAAGGGGAATTACTTAAAAATAGCATCCACCTACTGCAATCTGTAGGTTTGGATTTTAGCGCTTTTTTAGATTCAGGAAATCGCCAACTGCAAATTGTTGATGCTAGTGGACAAGCGAAAGGATTGCTAGTTAGGGGCCAGGATGTACCTGTTTATGTGGAATATGGTCAGGCACAAGTGGGTATTATTGGTTATGATGTGCTGCGAGAAAAGCAACCACAAGTTGCACAATTGGTAGATTTGCATTTTGGACATTGTCGGATGTCAGTAGCAGTCAAAGCATCCAGTCCTTATAAATCGCCTTTAGATTTACCCGCGCACGGTCGAGTGGCTTCTAAGTATGTCAATTGCGCGCGTGAATATTTTCAAAGTTTGGATTTACCAGTAGAAATCGTACCGTTGTATGGTTCCGTGGAGCTAGGGCCGATTACTGGAATGTCGGAAGCGATTGTAGATTTAGTTTCTACCGGAAGAACTTTGCGAGAAAACGGTTTAGTTGAGATTACAACTTTGTATGAAAGTACAGCCAGATTAATTGCCCATCCCTTAAGCTATCGCCTGAATACAGGTAATTTACATCAATTAGTAGAAAAACTGCGATCGCACATTCTCAGTACAGTCTAA
- a CDS encoding YkgJ family cysteine cluster protein, with protein sequence MATWQCIKQCGACCNLDPADRPDIEEYLSPAELELYMSMVGEGGWCVNFDHITRECRIYANRPRFCRVEAEIFQDMYGIEPEELNDFAIDCCRQQIEGVYGDRSLELIRFNKEVGF encoded by the coding sequence ATGGCAACTTGGCAATGTATAAAACAATGTGGAGCCTGCTGTAATCTCGATCCAGCAGATCGTCCAGATATAGAAGAGTATCTTTCACCCGCAGAACTGGAACTTTATATGAGCATGGTAGGTGAAGGTGGATGGTGCGTTAATTTTGACCATATAACCCGAGAATGTCGGATTTACGCCAATCGTCCGCGCTTCTGTCGTGTGGAAGCAGAGATATTTCAAGATATGTATGGTATTGAACCAGAAGAGTTAAATGATTTTGCGATTGACTGCTGTCGTCAACAGATAGAAGGAGTATATGGCGATCGCAGCTTGGAACTCATTCGTTTCAATAAAGAAGTCGGTTTTTAG
- a CDS encoding TMEM165/GDT1 family protein — MDWHLLGLSFITVFLSELGDKSQLAAIALSGRTQSRRAVFFATAIALVLTSLLGALAGGAVAEFLPTRVLKAIAAVGFAILAARLLLFNDSESA, encoded by the coding sequence ATGGATTGGCATCTTTTAGGACTAAGCTTTATTACAGTTTTTTTATCAGAATTAGGTGATAAAAGTCAGTTAGCTGCGATCGCGCTTTCGGGACGCACTCAGTCTCGTCGCGCTGTCTTTTTTGCTACTGCGATCGCTCTAGTATTAACTAGCTTACTAGGAGCATTAGCCGGGGGAGCAGTGGCAGAATTTTTACCCACCCGTGTTTTAAAAGCGATCGCGGCTGTAGGATTTGCCATACTCGCAGCACGCTTGCTGTTATTTAACGATTCTGAATCAGCTTAA